A stretch of the Malus domestica chromosome 08, GDT2T_hap1 genome encodes the following:
- the LOC114826430 gene encoding glucose-1-phosphate adenylyltransferase large subunit, chloroplastic/amyloplastic-like gives MDSCCATLRPNGFLGESVRLGSKSRDLSAVFLKSSKFESRGRKLKPPGVAYSMFTDVNKETVTFQAPLFETQKADPKNVASIILGGGAGTRLFPLTSKRAKPAVPIGGCYRLIDIPMSNCINSGIKKIFILTQYNSFSLNRHLARTYNFGDGMNFGDGFVEVLAATQTPGDAGKRWFQGTADAVRQFIWVFEDAKNKNVEHILILSGDHLYRMDYLDFIQKHIDTNADITVSCIPMDESRASDYGLMKIDQSGRIIQFAEKPKGADLEAMQVDTTVLGLSDLEAMNSPYIASMGVYVFRTDVLLKLLRWSYPSCNDFGSEIIPSAVREHNVQAYLFNDYWEDIGTVKSFFDANLALTEQPPKFEFNDPKTPFYTSPRFLPPTKVEECRIMDAIISHGCFLRECSVQHSIVGVRSRLESGVELKDTMMMGADYYQTESEIASLLAQGKVPVGVGENTKIWNCIIDKNAKIGRNVVITNGDGVEEAERADEGFYIRSGITVVLKNATIKDGTVI, from the exons ATGGATTCCTGCTGTGCGACATTGAGGCCCAATGGGTTCTTGGGGGAGAGTGTGAGGTTGGGTTCAAAGAGCAGAGATTTGAGTGCCGTGTTTCTCAAAAGCTCTAAATTTGAAAGCAGAGGTAGGAAGCTTAAGCCTCCTGGTGTGGCTTACTCCATGTTTACCGATGTCAACAAAGAGACTGTG ACGTTTCAGGCACCACTGTTTGAGACTCAAAAGGCTGACCCCAAAAATGTGGCTTCTATAATTTTGGGTGGAGGTGCTGGAACTCGCCTCTTTCCTCTCACCAGCAAGAGAGCCAAGCCGGCG GTTCCGATTGGAGGGTGTTACAGGCTGATTGATATCCCAATGAGCAATTGCATTAACAGTGGCATTAAAAAGATATTCATATTAACGCAATATAACTCGTTTTCCCTCAATCGTCACCTTGCTCGTACTTATAATTTCGGAGATGGTATGAATTTCGGAGATGGATTTGTGGAG GTTTTGGCTGCCACTCAAACACCAGGAGACGCTGGGAAGAGATGGTTCCAAGGAACAGCTGATGCTGTCAGGCAATTTATATGGGTCTTCGAG GATGCAAAGAACAAAAATGTTGAGCATATACTGATATTATCCGGCGATCATCTATACAGGATGGACTATCTGGACTTTATACAG AAACATATTGATACAAATGCCGACATTACAGTTTCATGTATACCCATGGATGAAAG CCGGGCATCAGATTACGGACTCATGAAAATAGACCAGTCAGGGCGTATAATCCAATTTGCTGAAAAACCAAAAGGCGCTGACCTAGAAGCAATG CAAGTTGACACCACTGTTCTGGGGCTTTCTGATCTGGAGGCTATGAATTCTCCTTATATTGCATCGATGGGTGTTTATGTGTTCAGAACTGATGTCCTACTAAAGCTATTAAGGTGGAGCTATCCTTCTTGCAATGATTTTGGCTCCGAGATTATTCCATCAGCTGTGAGGGAGCACAACGTCCAG GCATACCTATTCAATGACTACTGGGAGGATATTGGAACTGTAAAGTCTTTCTTTGATGCAAACTTGGCCCTCACAGAACAG CCTCCGAAGTTTGAATTCAATGATCCAAAGACACCCTTTTACACCTCTCCTAGATTCTTGCCACCTACAAAAGTTGAAGAATGCAGG ATTATGGATGCAATTATTTCTCATGGTTGCTTCTTGCGAGAGTGTAGCGTTCAACATTCCATTGTAGGTGTACGCTCGCGTCTAGAGTCCGGTGTAGAACTTAAG GATACTATGATGATGGGTGCAGACTACTACCAAACGGAATCTGAGATTGCATCTCTGCTAGCTCAAGGAAAGGTTCCAGTTGGTGTCGGAGAAAATACCAAAATCTG GAATTGCATAATCGACAAGAACGCCAAGATAGGAAGAAATGTGGTGATCACAAATGGCGAT GGAGTTGAAGAAGCAGAGAGGGCGGACGAAGGATTTTACATAAGGTCAGGGATCACAGTCGTATTGAAGAATGCAACGATTAAAGATGGAACCGTCATCTAA
- the LOC114826432 gene encoding pentatricopeptide repeat-containing protein At1g01970: protein MAAGQVFFTGAHASNVFCYPYPHQANPMTNESKKTHCHRFTGNSLWAIPTSLVTHNRRFQRPLAAASVEETAKTEIKEGKSRIRLDVVSPEITEAQKEAIEQLPQNMSKRCKALMRQLICFSPEKGSLCELLADWGRIMKPCRADWLAVLKELRVKGHPIYLQVAEIALLEESFEANIRDYTKIIHGYGKQNRVEDAVKTLSNMKTRGFICDQVTLTAMIDMYSKAGNLKLAEETFEELRLLGQPLDKRSYGSMIMAYIRAGKPDQGESLLTEMDVREVYAGSEVYKALLRAYSMVGDTEGAQRVFNAVQLAGISPDAKLCGLLINAYGVSGESQKARVAFENMRTAGLKPTDKCIALVLAAYEKENKLQKALKFLIALERDGIMVGKEAAETLAGWFRKLGVVEEVDMVLREFAATEANSSIPAS from the exons ATGGCAGCTGGTCAAGTTTTCTTCACGGGGGCCCATGCTTCCAACGTTTTCTGCTATCCCTATCCCCACCAAGCAAACCCAATGACCAACGAATCGAAGAAAACCCATTGCCACAGATTCACGGGCAACTCTTTGTGGGCAATCCCAACGAGCCTTGTCACCCACAACCGTCGTTTCCAGCGGCCTTTGGCGGCGGCAAGCGTGGAGGAGACGGCGAAGACTGAGATCAAAGAAGGGAAGTCGCGGATTAGGCTGGATGTGGTGAGTCCTGAGATTACGGAAGCTCAGAAAGAAGCTATTGAACAACTGCCACAAAATATGAGCAAGCGGTGTAAGGCTTTGATGAGGCAGCTCATTTGCTTTTCTCCTGAAAAGGGTAGTTTGTGCGAGTTGTTGGCTGATTGGGGTAGGATTATGAAGCCTTGCAGAGCTGACTGGCTTGCTGTTCTTAAAGAATTGAGGGTAAAGGGTCACCCCATTTATCTTCAG GTGGCAGAAATTGCTTTACTAGAAGAATCTTTTGAAGCCAACATTCGTGACTATACCAAAATAATTCATGGTTATGGGAAACAAAACCGAGTTGAGGATGCTGTAAAAACCCTTTCGAACATGAAGACTAGAGGCTTCATATGTGATCAGGTAACTCTAACTGCCATGATTGACATGTATAGCAAGGCCGGAAATCTTAAGCTAGCTGAAGAAACTTTTGAAGAACTTAGGCTCCTTGGACAGCCGTTGGATAAAAGATCGTATGGCTCAATGATTATGGCGTACATTAGAGCTGGAAAGCCTGATCAGGGAGAGAGTTTGCTCACAGAAATGGATGTTCGAGAGGTTTATGCTGGAAGTGAAGTTTACAAGGCATTGTTAAGAGCATACTCAATGGTTGGTGATACTGAAGGAGCTCAAAGGGTGTTCAATGCAGTTCAGCTAGCTGGTATTTCTCCAGACGCTAAGCTATGCGGACTTCTCATAAATGCATATGGTGTATCGGGTGAAAGTCAAAAGGCGCGTGTTGCGTTCGAAAACATGAGGACGGCTGGTCTTAAGCCAACTGATAAATGTATAGCTCTAGTGTTGGCTGCTTACGAAAAGGAGAATAAGCTTCAAAAGGCATTAAAATTTCTGATAGCGTTGGAGAGAGATGGTATCATGGTTGGGAAAGAAGCTGCTGAAACACTGGCTGGATGGTTTAGGAAACTAGGGGTTGTAGAAGAGGTGGATATGGTCTTGAGAGAATTTGCAGCAACGGAAGCAAATTCTAGCATTCCGGCTTCCTAG